A single genomic interval of Dysidea avara chromosome 6, odDysAvar1.4, whole genome shotgun sequence harbors:
- the LOC136258673 gene encoding uncharacterized protein, translating into MSATDTSATDTSTPPHFVYAKKSQGCCTEVHRDCPVYSSTPKVCQHSLAAADDMGILSDYLAFLRKTKAVALNLSTLISNELPKSAGKKDSTSWRKGTPKGKKKPVLTEKDVLSLPSTSGNESHSINAENVPPESRFVPPVLPSTMPPFSPSPPYGYSGSFHFDQPFQPSCMNSYFSASPMPYHSSPVLDQVHTPSLMLNQSYTPSLHQYNQSGLSSQLMFLAKFIEGNRIRTCYGCGNPIRKDTTQVPPPPHDMIISYRERRLYRDPNTHQMRLTATEENTYYHAMRSCIMQKHPAFQVDMLKVEDSSLLRLSNVHRIHFKEQFNITL; encoded by the coding sequence ATGAGTGCTACTGATACGAGTGCTACTGATACCTCTACACCACCtcattttgtgtatgcaaagAAGTCTCAAGGATGTTGTACAGAAGTACATCGTGATTGCCCTGTCTATTCCAGCACTCCTAAGGTGTGTCAGCACTCGTTGGCAGCTGCAGATGACATGGGTATTTTAAGTGATTATCTTGCGTTTCTTCGAAAGACCAAAGCTGTAGCACTAAATCTGTCTACATTAATTTCAAATGAACTCCCTAAATCAGCTGGGAAAAAGGACAGTACATCTTGGAGGAAAGGTACACCGAAGGGCAAGAAGAAACCTGTTTTAACAGAAAAGGATGTATTATCCTTACCTAGTACTAGTGGCAATGAGTCTCATTCAATAAACGCTGAAAATGTACCACCAGAGTCACGTTTTGTTCCTCCAGTGTTGCCATCTACCATGCCTCCTTTTTCACCATCTCCTCCTTATGGATATAGTGGTAGCTTTCACTTTGACCAGCCTTTTCAACCGTCATGTATGAACAGTTACTTTTCAGCATCACCAATGCCATATCATTCCTCACCTGTTTTAGATcaagtacatacaccatcaCTGATGCTCAACCAGTCCTATACACCTTCACTCCACCAATATAACCAATCTGGTTTGTCTAGCCAACTTATGTTTCTTGCAAAATTTATTGAAGGAAATCGGATTCGCACTTGCTATGGATGTGGTAATCCAATTCGTAAAGACACAACTCAAGTCCCTCCCCCTCCTCATGACATGATCATCAGCTACAGAGAACGTCGTTTATACAGAGATCCTAACACACACCAGATGCGTTTGACAGCTACTGAAGAAAACACCTATTATCATGCTATGCGTAGCTGTATTATGCAAAAGCATCCAGCTTTTCAGGTGGATATGTTGAAAGTAGAGGATTCTTCCTTACTCAGATTAAGCAATGTGCATCGTATTCACTTCAAAGAACAATTCAACATTACCCTATGA